One window of Trichoderma breve strain T069 chromosome 3, whole genome shotgun sequence genomic DNA carries:
- a CDS encoding GDSL-like lipase/Acylhydrolase family domain-containing protein, whose amino-acid sequence MMRYPDVANWLLVLTLAWAPIRSLGLAIQPYEHRLDNKQLILGQHRPESPSTAYRSQAPYAPPFPSRPGNRPSGFIALGDSYSAGIGTGLFNGTEDDCRHGHNAYPMLVQEDLSRSLDGGEVPTFQFLSCTGSTVNDMLAGAEHSQIDEFNTTATADFALLSIGGNDLGFFEIMNSCIFRFYSFYSGTCESALRHADEQMASSDFEHRLRLVIMEILDHVRWEKRPWFTITVTGYARFFNADTEECDDYSLGMWWRGPKLKRELRQRMNDMVVDVNNKIRRSVDAINAAFAEPRVLFVDYDDAFEGHRFCEPGVVEPDYARNETWFFLVGGLDNSETPVLGATDALLPLDSPLVDPVNCLGPAQKSGDWGEMALCMMATAASKDAELRKADGRVVAENSMWYVPTYYGKTFHPRSLGHMAMRDRIYKAWRENNIPTLG is encoded by the exons TGGGACAGCATCGTCCAG AATCACCCTCCACAGCCTACCGATCCCAAGCTCCTTACGCACCGCCCTTTCCCAGCAGGCCAGGAAACCGTCCGTCAGGCTTCATCGCTCTCGGCGATTCATACTCTGCCGGCATCGGCACAGGCCTATTCAACGGCACCGAAGATGACTGTCGCCACGGCCACAATGCCTACCCCATGCTGGTCCAGGAAGAcctcagccgcagcttggATGGAGGCGAGGTCCCTACCTTTCAGTTCCTCTCCTGCACGGGCTCAACCGTCAACGATATGCTCGCTGGCGCGGAGCACAGCCAGATTGACGAGTTCAACacgacggcgacggccgACTTTGCCCTCCTATCCATCGGCGGCAACGACCTGGGCTTTTTCGAAATCATGAACAGCTGCATCTTTCGCTTCTACAGCTTCTACTCTGGCACCTGCGAGTCTGCTCTTCGTCACGCCGACGAGCAAATGGCCAGCTCCGATTTTGAACACCGCCTTCGACTCGTCATTATGGAGATTCTCGATCACGTCCGGTGGGAGAAGCGGCCGTGGTTTACCATCACCGTCACTGGATACGCCCGCTTCTTCAACGCCGACACGGAAGAGTGCGACGATTACTCCCTTGGCATGTGGTGGCGAGGCCCCAAGCTGAAGCGGGAGCTTCGACAGCGCATGAACGACATGGTTGTCGACGTCAACAACAAAATCCGCCGCTCAGTGGACGCCATCAACGCCGCGTTTGCAGAGCCCAGGGTCCTCTTTGTCGATTACGACGACGCCTTTGAGGGCCATCGCTTCTGCGAGCCGGGCGTTGTCGAGCCAGACTATGCGAGAAACGAAACGTGGTTCTTCCTCGTTGGCGGTCTGGACAACTCGGAGACGCCCGTGCTCGGGGCCACGGACGCCCTGCTCCCTCTGGACTCCCCGCTGGTTGATCCGGTCAACTGCCTTGGACCAGCGCAGAAATCCGGGGACTGGGGCGAGATGGCCCTGTGCATGATGGCCACGGCGGCTAGCAAAGATGCAGAGCTGCGAAAGGCAGACGGGCGGGTCGTGGCGGAGAATTCCATGTGGTATGTGCCCACATATTACGGCAAGACTTTTCATCCG CGCAGTCTTGGCCACATGGCAATGAGGGACCGCATATACAAGGCGTGGCGTGAAAACAATATTCCAACGCTGGGATGA